TGGGAATGGGTGACGATTCTGGTTGGGGTGCGCGGCGACTTCCCCAACCACTGGGAGCTTGGCCGCAGGATCGTTTCCGGAGAGTATATCTACGCGCACAACCTGAACTTCGTCTATCCTCCTTTCTGGGCCATGGCCCATGCCCCCCTGGTGATATTCGGTTCTCCCAAAGTGGCCCAACTGGTGGCATATCCCTTCATTGTTCTCTGGCTGGTCATCCTTTTTCAATCACTGATCCGACTCACCCGGCAACAGATGCCTCTTTCAGGCAAAGCGCTTTTCTGGGTGGTCACCGCGGCATTGGCTCTGGCCGGGCAGTTTGTCACGCGGGACCTGCCCGAGGCAGGGGTCAATACCATGCTGGTGGCGCTCTCGTGGCTGGCGGTGGCGCTATGGTCGGATCGGCGTGACATTGCGGCGGGGATCTTGCTGGGTTTTGCCACTGCGCTCAAATGCACGCCGCTTTTGTTCATCGCCTATTTTGCCCTCAAAAGGGAGTGGCGGGTCACCCTCTATGCTTTAGCAGCCTTGGCGGTTTTCAGTCTATCCCCCATCATCCTCATGGGACCGCAGGGATATCACGAGGCCGCAAGCAGTTGGGTCAGGGGGGTCATCCATGGCGTGTCGGACCCGGATCCTTCTCGAGGGGTCCTGGGAGAAGAAAAGGTCATCAATATTGCCTTGCGACCGGCCCTTGCCCGCTATCTCATGCATCTCCCCTACGGTCACCTGGGCCGGCCGGAAACATCGGATGTTCCTGGAAAGGCTCACCAACCCCCGAGCCGGTATTATGTGGATTTCCTGAATCTCAAACCCGCGGTCGCAGGGATGGTCGTCAAAGGCATGATGCTCGTGATGGTCCTGGCCATCGCGTGGGGGTTCAGGCGACGTCCTTTTTCCCGGGATGATCCCACCGTCGTCTGGGAGTGCGCCGTGGTTTCATTGCTGATCCTGCTCATTTCGCCCATCACCTGGAAACAGCACTGCGTGGGCGTTTTACCTGCGCTCTATCTGGTCTGCGGCAGAATGGCCATAGACCCGAAGATCCCCCGCTGGATATGGCCGGCGATGGGCCTCTATACGATCCTGGCGGTGCTTA
This sequence is a window from Deltaproteobacteria bacterium. Protein-coding genes within it:
- a CDS encoding DUF2029 domain-containing protein, translating into MKMQNTERERLWERLEKWKWIPIAIGAGWFLWEWVTILVGVRGDFPNHWELGRRIVSGEYIYAHNLNFVYPPFWAMAHAPLVIFGSPKVAQLVAYPFIVLWLVILFQSLIRLTRQQMPLSGKALFWVVTAALALAGQFVTRDLPEAGVNTMLVALSWLAVALWSDRRDIAAGILLGFATALKCTPLLFIAYFALKREWRVTLYALAALAVFSLSPIILMGPQGYHEAASSWVRGVIHGVSDPDPSRGVLGEEKVINIALRPALARYLMHLPYGHLGRPETSDVPGKAHQPPSRYYVDFLNLKPAVAGMVVKGMMLVMVLAIAWGFRRRPFSRDDPTVVWECAVVSLLILLISPITWKQHCVGVLPALYLVCGRMAIDPKIPRWIWPAMGLYTILAVLMNREFLGRDLMYLLDSYKVKTAAILLLTGLMFSWRPSAPSQRQQGIAAIHNHPLKAETNIHE